One Brassica napus cultivar Da-Ae chromosome A1, Da-Ae, whole genome shotgun sequence genomic region harbors:
- the LOC106449973 gene encoding dynamin-related protein 4C isoform X1 has protein sequence MGGSKMPEVYDINVEAALTIVPTEAPIVSSYNDRIRPLLDTVDRLRNLNVMKEGIQLPTIVVVGDQSSGKSSVLESLAGISLPRGQGICTRVPLVMRLQRSPSPEPEIWLEFGDERVDTDEEHIAESICTATEAIAGSGKGVSDTPLTLHVKKNGVPDLTMVDLPGITRVPVNGQPENIYEQISGMIMKYIEPQESIILNVLSATVDFTTCESIRMSRQVDKTGERTLAVVTKADMAPEGLLQKVTADDVNIGLGYVCVRNRVGEETYKEARMQEELLFKTHPLLCMIDHDIVGIPVLAQKLIQIQATMIGRCLPVIVQKINEKMETSEFELKKLPMVMTSSGEALMTFMNIIGYVKECLLRILIQGDFSEYPDDQSMHSTARLADMLSKFSDNLQAKPEAANEFLIDEIKVLEECKCIGLPNFIPRTAFLAILSQRVDGMHAKPVEFIREIWDYVEVVLSSVITKYSDNFPQIQPSIKRAGRTLITKIKEQSVSRVVEIVEMEKQTDYTCNPEYMTAYTQKIANQASFVSHVQSNYSNYGDVGISHLRGYNSQLLSQAFDMNVRITAYWTIVVRRVVDNIALYLQFTVKNLVNSQFQKEIVAEMVDPRGGGEVEKMLDESPSVACKREKLKNSIKLLKESKDAVAAIVYRNSG, from the exons ATGGGAGGAAGTAAAATGCCAGAAGTTTATGACATCAATGTGGAAGCCGCTCTTACTATTGTCCCAACTGAAGCACCCATTGTGTCTTCTTACAATGATCGGATCAGGCCGTTGCTTGACACAGTGGATCGGCTGAGGAACCTGAATGTGATGAAAGAAGGGATCCAGCTTCCGACCATTGTCGTAGTTGGAGACCAGTCCTCTGGAAAGTCCAGTGTTCTTGAATCATTGGCAGGAATCAGTTTGCCTCGTGGGCAAGGAATCTGCACTAGGGTTCCTCTTGTTATGAGACTACAGAGAAGCCCTAGCCCTGAACCTGAGATCTGGCTTGAGTTCGGCGACGAAAGAGTTGACACTGACGAGGAGCATATCGCAGAATCTATTTGCACCGCAACTGAGGCAATTGCTG GATCTGGTAAAGGTGTCTCAGACACTCCCCTGACCCtccatgtaaaaaaaaatggtgtTCCTGATCTGACGATGGTGGATCTCCCCGGAATAACCCGGGTTCCTGTGAACGGGCAGCCTGAAAACATTTATGAACAGATCTCCGGGATGATCATGAAGTACATCGAGCCACAAGAATCCATCATTCTCAACGTTCTCTCAGCTACGGTAGACTTCACCACTTGTGAGTCCATCCGTATGTCTAGGCAAGTTGACAAAACAGGGGAAAGGACTCTAGCTGTCGTCACAAAGGCCGACATGGCTCCTGAAGGTCTCCTGCAGAAGGTAACGGCAGACGATGTGAACATTGGACTAGGTTACGTCTGCGTCAGGAACCGTGTAGGGGAAGAAACCTACAAAGAAGCTAGGATGCAAGAAGAGTTACTTTTCAAGACTCATCCGCTGCTTTGCATGATCGACCACGACATTGTTGGCATCCCTGTTTTAGCTCAAAAGTTAATTCAAATCCAGGCGACGATGATTGGCCGTTGTTTGCCGGTCATTGTACAAAAGATTAACGAGAAGATGGAAACAAGCGAGTTTGAGTTGAAGAAGCTACCAATGGTGATGACATCTTCAGGGGAAGCTCTGATGACGTTCATGAATATCATTGGTTATGTCAAAGAGTGTCTCCTGAGAATTCTTATCCAAGGAGACTTCTCTGAATATCCAGATGATCAAAGCATGCACTCTACTGCTCGCTTGGCTGATATGTTGAGCAAATTCTCAGACAACCTCCAAGCAAAGCCGGAGGCGGCGAACGAGTTCTTGATTGATGAAATCAAAGTCCTAGAAGAATGCAAATGCATCGGACTGCCTAATTTCATCCCTAGAACAGCCTTTTTAGCTATTCTTTCACAGCGTGTTGATGGCATGCACGCTAAGCCGGTGGAGTTCATCAGAGAGATATGGGACTACGTTGAAGTTGTTCTCTCGTCAGTCATCACCAAATACTCTGACAACTTTCCCCAGATTCAACCTTCCATCAAACGAGCCGGTCGAACGCTAATAACCAAGATCAAGGAACAGTCTGTGAGCCGAGTGGTTGAGATCGTTGAGATGGAGAAACAGACGGACTACACATGTAACCCTGAGTACATGACAGCATACACACAGAAGATTGCTAATCAAGCAAGCTTCGTCAGTCATGTACAGAGCAATTATTCAAACTACGGTGATGTGGGGATTTCGCATCTGAGGGGGTATAACTCTCAGCTGCTTAGCCAAGCGTTCGACATGAATGTGAGGATTACAGCCTACTGGACCATCGTCGTGCGACGGGTTGTGGATAACATTGCACTCTACCTTCAGTTCACTGTGAAGAATCTTGTCAACAGTCAGTTTCAGAAGGAGATAGTGGCGGAAATGGTGGATCCTAGGGGCGGAGGAGAAGTTGAGAAGATGCTTGATGAGTCTCCGTCCGTGGCGTGCAAAAGggagaagctgaagaacagTATCAAGCTGCTCAAGGAGTCAAAGGACGCTGTTGCGGCCATTGTTTATCGGAACTCGGGGTAA
- the LOC106449973 gene encoding putative dynamin-related protein 4A isoform X2 gives MGGSKMPEVYDINVEAALTIVPTEAPIVSSYNDRIRPLLDTVDRLRNLNVMKEGIQLPTIVVVGDQSSGKSSVLESLAGISLPRGQGICTRVPLVMRLQRSPSPEPEIWLEFGDERVDTDEEHIAESICTATEAIAGSGKGVSDTPLTLHVKKNGVPDLTMVDLPGITRVPVNGQPENIYEQISGMIMKYIEPQESIILNVLSATVDFTTCESIRMSRQVDKTGERTLAVVTKADMAPEGLLQKVTADDVNIGLGYVCVRNRVGEETYKEARMQEELLFKTHPLLCMIDHDIVGIPVLAQKLIQIQATMIGRCLPVIVQKINEKMETSDSDDVHEYHWLCQRVSPENSYPRRLL, from the exons ATGGGAGGAAGTAAAATGCCAGAAGTTTATGACATCAATGTGGAAGCCGCTCTTACTATTGTCCCAACTGAAGCACCCATTGTGTCTTCTTACAATGATCGGATCAGGCCGTTGCTTGACACAGTGGATCGGCTGAGGAACCTGAATGTGATGAAAGAAGGGATCCAGCTTCCGACCATTGTCGTAGTTGGAGACCAGTCCTCTGGAAAGTCCAGTGTTCTTGAATCATTGGCAGGAATCAGTTTGCCTCGTGGGCAAGGAATCTGCACTAGGGTTCCTCTTGTTATGAGACTACAGAGAAGCCCTAGCCCTGAACCTGAGATCTGGCTTGAGTTCGGCGACGAAAGAGTTGACACTGACGAGGAGCATATCGCAGAATCTATTTGCACCGCAACTGAGGCAATTGCTG GATCTGGTAAAGGTGTCTCAGACACTCCCCTGACCCtccatgtaaaaaaaaatggtgtTCCTGATCTGACGATGGTGGATCTCCCCGGAATAACCCGGGTTCCTGTGAACGGGCAGCCTGAAAACATTTATGAACAGATCTCCGGGATGATCATGAAGTACATCGAGCCACAAGAATCCATCATTCTCAACGTTCTCTCAGCTACGGTAGACTTCACCACTTGTGAGTCCATCCGTATGTCTAGGCAAGTTGACAAAACAGGGGAAAGGACTCTAGCTGTCGTCACAAAGGCCGACATGGCTCCTGAAGGTCTCCTGCAGAAGGTAACGGCAGACGATGTGAACATTGGACTAGGTTACGTCTGCGTCAGGAACCGTGTAGGGGAAGAAACCTACAAAGAAGCTAGGATGCAAGAAGAGTTACTTTTCAAGACTCATCCGCTGCTTTGCATGATCGACCACGACATTGTTGGCATCCCTGTTTTAGCTCAAAAGTTAATTCAAATCCAGGCGACGATGATTGGCCGTTGTTTGCCGGTCATTGTACAAAAGATTAACGAGAAGATGGAAACAAGCGA CTCTGATGACGTTCATGAATATCATTGGTTATGTCAAAGAGTGTCTCCTGAGAATTCTTATCCAAGGAGACTTCTCTGA
- the LOC106382015 gene encoding uncharacterized protein At2g29880-like yields MMVNQRQGKGEYIQWRPEESKLLIELVASCFKEGWADPNGKMFKKTVETKILSVLNDKFNSRKTYKNFNNRMKILKNQYRDFVNLLHFDSKVQWNPITKKFTAPDEVWNAYLRDFPNQRHMRNEKYEEYENMKLVFGGMRRLARSHSQPCEVRKNEILKQEVDLTNDDDDDDEVHEIRETETDVFGDSSNYASVKDNDLLAKICTELRSVESATKQMMIHIMQGRSMVEENKKINVWEAIKEIPNLSNHVQYKALSMIQKLEMRDIFVSMSVEDRLGWIQWNTQPKT; encoded by the exons ATGATGGTAAATCAAAGACAAGGAAAAGGTGAATACATTCAATGGAGACCAGAAGAGAGCAAATTGCTGATTGAGCTAGTAGCAAGTTGCTTCAAGGAGGGATGGGCTGATCCCAATGGAAAAATGTTCAAGAAAACCGTTGAGACAAAGATACTTTCAGTTCTTAACGACAAATTTAATAGCCGGAAGACTTATAAGAATTTTAACAACCGAATGAAGATCTTGAAGAACCAATACCGAGATTTTGTCAATCTTCTGCATTTTGATTCTAAGGTTCAATGGAATCCAATCACAAAGAAGTTCACGGCTCCTGATGAAGTGTGGAATGCTTACCTTAGA GATTTTCCTAATCAAAGGCATATGCGTAACGAGAAATATGAAGAATATGAGAATATGAAACTAGTATTTGGGGGAATGAGGAGACTTGCGAGATCACATTCTCAACCATGCGAAGTGAGAAAGAACGAGATACTGAAACAAGAAGTGGATCTtactaatgatgatgatgacgatgacGAGGTTCATGAAATTCGTGAAACCGAAACTGATGTATTTGGTGATTCATCAAACTATGCATCAGTTAAGGACAATGATCTTTTGGCAAAGATTTGCACAGAACTAAGATCAGTTGAGTCAGCCACTAAACAGATGATGATTCACATAATGCAAGGAAGATCAATGGTTGAGGAAAACAAGAAGATCAATGTTTGGGAGGCTATCAAAGAGATTCCTAATTTGTCCAACCATGTCCAATACAAAGCTCTTTCCATGATTCAAAAGCTTGAAATGAGAGACATATTTGTTAGTATGTCTGTTGAAGATCGTCTTGGTTGGATTCAGTGGAATACCCAACCAAAAACTTAA